One part of the [Pantoea] beijingensis genome encodes these proteins:
- a CDS encoding fimbria/pilus chaperone family protein: MTLFPAKAGALYCLWLMTSSALATGVLPATSVVVLEENTREAVITITNTDKEPVLLLTTLEGIPADSEDIVQVSPPAIRVEGGKKQTVRFILTSTSPLKTERLRRVIFEGVPPKTKSDNRVQVNITQNLPVVIRPAGLARNNVPWKLLEWSYRNGQLTVSNPSPYVVRLAQMVQTRPDNTPWQLGQTYILPAETLTLSRQGGTPPASPQQVHISPATTWGFSVDSWDAPLAR, from the coding sequence ATGACACTATTTCCTGCTAAAGCCGGCGCGCTGTATTGCCTGTGGTTGATGACATCCTCCGCGCTGGCAACCGGCGTATTACCCGCGACCTCCGTGGTTGTTCTTGAAGAAAACACGCGTGAAGCCGTGATTACCATAACCAACACCGATAAAGAACCGGTACTGTTACTCACGACTCTGGAGGGGATCCCCGCCGATTCGGAGGATATTGTACAGGTATCCCCACCCGCCATTCGCGTTGAAGGTGGTAAGAAGCAGACCGTACGTTTTATCCTTACCAGCACTTCACCGTTAAAAACCGAACGCCTGCGTCGAGTGATTTTTGAAGGCGTGCCACCGAAAACAAAGAGTGACAATCGGGTACAGGTCAATATCACCCAGAATTTACCCGTCGTGATCCGTCCGGCCGGGCTGGCGCGTAATAATGTCCCCTGGAAACTGCTGGAATGGTCCTATCGCAACGGTCAACTGACGGTTTCGAATCCTTCTCCCTACGTCGTACGCCTCGCTCAGATGGTACAAACACGCCCGGATAATACCCCATGGCAACTGGGACAGACCTATATCCTACCCGCAGAAACGCTGACGCTGTCCCGGCAGGGCGGAACGCCTCCGGCCTCGCCGCAACAGGTACACATCTCCCCGGCAACAACCTGGGGGTTCTCTGTTGATAGCTGGGATGCCCCATTGGCGCGGTGA
- a CDS encoding LysR family transcriptional regulator has product MDKIQAMQVFVTVADMQSFTRAAESLGVPKGSVSRLLQSLENQMGVRLLHRTTRRVQMTQDGMVYYERCRDLLATLEEMDSLFQHDPTTLSGKLRVDMPVDLAIGFVIPQLPAFLQQYPGIEVELGSSDRLVDVIREGFDCVVRVGQLKDSGLIARTLGHLSLANCASPDYLARFGTPQKLDELSQHAMVHYNLQFGSPPAGFEFFDGKQCHHIQTGGIITVNSTETYRAACLAGLGIIQVPRIGVQSALKTKALIEILPDFPAQPMPVSLLYPHRRNLARRVRVFMEWLSQTMEGYVG; this is encoded by the coding sequence GTGGATAAAATTCAGGCGATGCAGGTGTTTGTCACCGTGGCAGACATGCAGAGTTTTACCCGTGCAGCCGAAAGCCTGGGGGTGCCAAAAGGCAGCGTATCGCGCCTGCTGCAGTCGCTGGAAAATCAGATGGGCGTTCGGTTGCTACATCGAACCACGCGCCGGGTGCAGATGACCCAGGATGGCATGGTCTATTACGAGCGCTGCCGGGATCTGCTGGCAACGCTGGAAGAGATGGACTCGCTATTTCAACACGATCCCACCACACTCAGTGGTAAACTACGCGTTGATATGCCCGTCGATCTTGCCATTGGTTTTGTCATACCCCAACTGCCCGCATTTTTGCAACAGTATCCGGGAATTGAAGTTGAGCTGGGTAGTAGCGATCGCCTGGTTGACGTGATTCGTGAAGGTTTTGACTGCGTGGTACGCGTCGGGCAGTTGAAAGACTCCGGGTTAATTGCCCGTACTTTGGGACATCTCTCATTAGCTAATTGCGCCAGCCCGGATTATCTTGCCCGTTTTGGCACACCACAAAAGCTGGACGAGCTATCGCAACATGCCATGGTGCACTACAACCTTCAGTTTGGCAGCCCGCCTGCAGGCTTTGAATTTTTTGATGGCAAGCAGTGCCATCACATTCAAACCGGTGGCATTATTACGGTAAATAGCACCGAAACCTATCGCGCGGCATGCCTGGCCGGATTAGGGATCATCCAGGTTCCACGTATCGGCGTACAATCCGCACTGAAAACAAAAGCCCTGATCGAGATCCTTCCCGATTTCCCGGCACAGCCGATGCCGGTGTCGCTGCTTTATCCGCATCGCCGTAACCTTGCTCGCCGTGTGCGTGTTTTTATGGAATGGCTGTCCCAGACGATGGAAGGTTACGTTGGATGA
- a CDS encoding DUF1120 domain-containing protein produces the protein MKKSITKLSLITLMVTASSAAVADDSFDFSVIGNITPAACKATISGGNVFDYGNILSNSLNKDDFTILEQKDTGFTIVCDAPAKLALKTVDNRMGTKNNPIGQVLVGSAPLQANTGTMGLGLDPAGNKIGAYLAAIPTDTVTLDTADNVDSINSDDKGATWRKVPRIFMTTASPLYTWAKTGELVPQAFSTMTGTLQVQAAISPASTLDLTQPVKLDGSATVQLFYL, from the coding sequence ATGAAAAAATCAATTACCAAGCTGTCCTTAATCACGCTGATGGTTACTGCATCGTCTGCCGCGGTGGCCGACGACTCATTTGACTTCAGTGTTATCGGCAATATTACCCCTGCGGCTTGTAAAGCCACTATTTCCGGCGGAAACGTCTTTGATTACGGAAATATTCTGTCCAATTCACTGAATAAAGATGATTTCACCATACTGGAACAAAAAGACACCGGTTTCACCATCGTTTGCGATGCCCCAGCCAAACTGGCACTGAAAACTGTCGATAACCGCATGGGGACTAAAAACAACCCTATTGGTCAGGTCCTGGTCGGAAGTGCGCCATTACAGGCTAACACCGGCACTATGGGGCTGGGTCTTGACCCAGCAGGCAATAAAATCGGGGCTTATTTGGCGGCAATCCCAACCGATACGGTGACGCTGGATACGGCGGATAATGTGGATAGCATTAACTCCGATGATAAAGGTGCAACCTGGCGCAAAGTTCCCCGGATCTTTATGACCACAGCGAGTCCTTTATATACCTGGGCTAAAACCGGTGAATTGGTACCGCAAGCCTTCTCCACCATGACTGGCACCCTTCAGGTTCAGGCGGCTATTTCTCCGGCTTCCACGTTGGATCTCACCCAACCGGTCAAACTGGATGGTTCGGCTACCGTACAGCTCTTCTACCTCTAA
- the yhjD gene encoding inner membrane protein YhjD, producing the protein MTDKHQHQPHDLKPVDEKPLINIQTNRSDNSCGPAGDTLNTEEASPLINIKTGNKTVDASITRISRCVSWFQSIPSVAHFIRAGERFTDRLGNQFGAAITYFSFLSLIPILMVSFAAVGFVLAAHPDLLTSLINKMVSNISDPMLATTLKNTVNTAVRQRTTVGLTGLLIALYSGISWMGNLREAIRAQSRDVWERNPTDKEKIYFKYTRDFISLTGLVIALIITLSLTSVAGSAQAAIVHALGLQDIEWLRPAMTIIALSISILANYLLFLWIFWILPRHKPRKKALFRGTLLAAIGFEAIKFIMTFTLPKLASSPSGAAFGSVLGLMAFFYFFARLTLFCAAWIATAEYKDDKSTLNADSHSA; encoded by the coding sequence ATGACGGACAAACATCAGCACCAACCTCACGATCTTAAGCCAGTGGATGAGAAGCCGCTGATCAATATTCAAACCAATCGCTCCGACAACTCATGCGGCCCCGCAGGCGACACCTTGAATACTGAAGAAGCGTCGCCGCTGATCAATATTAAAACCGGTAATAAAACCGTCGATGCCTCAATTACTCGCATTTCGCGCTGCGTGAGCTGGTTCCAGTCAATCCCTTCTGTGGCGCACTTTATCCGCGCGGGCGAACGTTTTACCGATCGTCTGGGCAATCAGTTTGGTGCCGCTATTACCTATTTCTCGTTTTTGTCGCTCATCCCTATTTTGATGGTTTCGTTCGCAGCAGTGGGGTTTGTGCTGGCAGCACACCCAGACCTGTTAACCAGCCTGATTAATAAGATGGTCAGTAACATCAGCGATCCCATGTTGGCGACGACGTTAAAAAATACCGTTAATACCGCCGTGAGGCAGCGTACCACCGTAGGATTGACCGGTTTACTGATCGCACTCTATTCAGGTATTAGCTGGATGGGTAACCTACGCGAGGCGATCCGGGCACAATCGCGCGACGTATGGGAACGTAACCCGACGGACAAAGAGAAGATTTATTTTAAATACACGCGTGATTTCATCTCTCTGACCGGGTTGGTAATAGCGCTAATTATTACGCTTTCACTTACCTCGGTGGCGGGTTCTGCACAGGCAGCAATTGTGCACGCTCTGGGATTGCAAGATATTGAATGGCTGCGTCCCGCCATGACCATTATTGCGCTGTCCATTTCAATACTGGCTAATTATTTGTTATTTCTCTGGATATTTTGGATTCTGCCACGCCATAAACCGCGTAAAAAAGCGCTGTTCCGCGGTACGCTGCTGGCCGCAATCGGCTTTGAAGCAATTAAGTTTATTATGACATTCACGCTGCCTAAGCTGGCTTCATCACCCTCAGGTGCAGCCTTTGGTTCCGTGCTTGGCCTGATGGCTTTCTTTTACTTCTTTGCACGTCTGACGCTATTTTGCGCTGCATGGATTGCAACAGCGGAGTATAAAGACGACAAGAGCACGCTAAACGCTGATTCACACTCTGCATAA
- a CDS encoding fimbria/pilus outer membrane usher protein, with protein MLLNLRRSCCTPLMALLMLGGMATCARADETLFDLDIIRARGFDPRIAAQFKDGARFPAGETRVLLTVNGRVYGKVTAQFDERGQLCVTDVFLHQAKLKAPARLRRETHDSGSCTTVNEVWPQGTITLQPGENSLSLVIPADAILDNTDYAAWEHGGSGGVLNYNGQYMTSRSPSGNFDFWLMQTEAGFNTDDWIVRSSQSWNQFSESGRFRHQSAWAQHTLYNAKSLLRIGRFTLTGSGLGVGRIQGVQMTPEAALYKNAGAAVVSGIADTPSVIEIRQQNILLYSTTVPSGPFNLKGFSLLNAHTDLHVTQTGTDGKSRQYTVPFAAYLTNGTTVTSGIAWGIGRWDQEGSNAHPFLASLSKGWQLLPRLGVQTDVLYSPHYRALGVSSNTSLPTGQALALASSLTSAPSHQGMLNTLSISQSLGDNVNLGVNASYQNMGYREFSESIMRADSGARNRAQYGPVLSGYHENLGSFSLSWTRSTQSDGSHNDYAQLGWSRQISKSYLSVTAGRNNSGLNNRREDSLYVSLQIPLAENTSVSNWMNYTGQNTRYGSRFNRRESADTNWNMSVEHSRNENSNAFSAAVNQVTPWSQLSSNISYDSEQHRSLAIQSSGAVVLHNSGLLLSPWRVADTFGVVRVGQQKNVRIETTAGRVRTNQKGYAVLPSLQGWGTSSLQLDTTSLGKTTDVNNAWESLSVARGSVSQVNFSVVSTRRVLLSVRDSLGNFLPARAGVYDSTGSFITVTSENGTLFIPDAHPGMQLEVELPTQDSCAITLTDLPERAADTPGLYETASAVCQPLS; from the coding sequence ATGCTCCTGAATCTGAGACGATCTTGCTGTACTCCTCTGATGGCGCTACTGATGCTGGGAGGCATGGCCACTTGCGCACGGGCAGACGAAACACTATTCGATTTGGACATTATTCGTGCCCGTGGATTCGATCCGCGCATTGCCGCCCAATTCAAGGATGGCGCGCGTTTCCCAGCTGGCGAAACCCGCGTTTTACTGACGGTAAATGGGCGCGTTTACGGCAAGGTCACCGCTCAATTTGATGAACGAGGCCAACTCTGCGTAACGGATGTCTTTCTGCATCAGGCAAAGCTAAAAGCGCCCGCACGACTTCGCCGTGAAACTCACGATAGCGGGTCCTGTACTACCGTTAATGAGGTATGGCCGCAGGGTACAATAACGCTTCAACCCGGAGAAAATAGTTTGTCGCTGGTTATACCGGCCGATGCCATATTGGATAACACTGATTATGCCGCCTGGGAACATGGCGGTAGCGGTGGCGTACTCAATTACAACGGTCAATATATGACCAGCCGTTCACCTTCCGGGAACTTTGATTTCTGGCTAATGCAAACGGAAGCAGGCTTTAATACCGATGACTGGATTGTACGCAGCAGTCAGAGCTGGAATCAATTTAGTGAGTCGGGTCGCTTCCGCCATCAGAGTGCCTGGGCCCAGCACACCCTCTATAACGCCAAATCGCTGCTACGTATCGGGCGCTTTACGCTGACAGGCAGCGGCTTGGGGGTAGGAAGAATCCAGGGCGTTCAAATGACGCCGGAAGCTGCTTTGTATAAAAATGCCGGAGCTGCAGTGGTTTCAGGGATTGCCGATACCCCTTCTGTTATTGAGATCCGTCAGCAAAATATACTGCTGTATAGCACCACCGTTCCTTCCGGACCGTTCAACCTGAAGGGATTTTCCTTACTGAATGCCCATACCGATCTACACGTTACCCAGACGGGTACCGACGGCAAATCTCGTCAGTACACCGTGCCTTTTGCGGCCTACCTGACCAATGGAACGACGGTAACATCCGGCATCGCCTGGGGCATTGGACGCTGGGATCAGGAAGGCAGCAATGCACATCCCTTTTTAGCCAGTTTGTCAAAAGGCTGGCAGCTGCTTCCTCGTCTCGGAGTACAAACTGACGTCCTCTACTCTCCTCACTACCGGGCGCTGGGTGTTAGCAGCAATACGTCATTACCAACGGGGCAAGCACTTGCTCTGGCGTCATCACTGACATCAGCCCCCAGCCATCAGGGCATGTTGAATACGCTATCGATCAGCCAATCGCTGGGAGATAACGTGAATCTCGGCGTTAATGCTTCATACCAGAATATGGGTTACCGGGAATTTAGTGAAAGCATTATGCGTGCCGACTCTGGCGCTCGCAACCGTGCTCAATATGGCCCGGTGCTGAGCGGGTATCACGAGAATCTGGGTAGTTTTTCCCTTTCGTGGACGCGTAGCACGCAAAGCGACGGCAGCCATAACGATTATGCCCAGTTGGGATGGAGCAGGCAGATTAGCAAAAGCTATCTGAGTGTGACGGCGGGTAGAAACAATAGCGGTCTGAATAATCGTCGTGAAGACTCGCTGTATGTCAGTCTGCAAATCCCGCTGGCTGAGAACACCAGTGTAAGCAACTGGATGAACTATACGGGACAGAATACCCGCTACGGCAGTCGCTTCAACCGCCGGGAAAGCGCCGATACCAACTGGAACATGTCGGTCGAACACAGCCGCAATGAGAACAGTAACGCTTTTTCTGCTGCGGTGAATCAGGTCACGCCGTGGAGCCAGTTAAGCAGCAATATAAGTTATGACAGTGAACAGCACCGCAGCCTTGCAATACAAAGTAGCGGTGCCGTGGTTCTGCATAATAGCGGGTTATTGCTGTCTCCCTGGCGTGTAGCCGATACCTTTGGCGTCGTACGGGTTGGCCAGCAGAAAAATGTCCGCATTGAAACTACCGCAGGTCGTGTTCGCACGAATCAAAAAGGCTATGCCGTGCTGCCGTCGCTGCAGGGTTGGGGCACCTCATCTCTGCAGCTGGATACCACATCGCTGGGTAAAACCACGGACGTCAATAATGCGTGGGAATCACTCTCAGTCGCCCGGGGTTCAGTAAGTCAGGTCAATTTTTCAGTCGTGTCGACTCGGCGGGTACTGCTGTCCGTACGCGATTCGTTGGGTAATTTCCTGCCAGCACGGGCGGGTGTGTATGACTCAACGGGCAGTTTTATTACCGTAACCAGCGAAAACGGCACGCTATTTATTCCCGATGCTCACCCAGGAATGCAGTTAGAGGTGGAACTGCCCACGCAGGATAGCTGTGCCATTACGCTGACTGATTTACCAGAACGCGCTGCGGATACCCCAGGGCTTTATGAAACGGCAAGTGCAGTATGCCAGCCACTATCTTAA
- a CDS encoding winged helix-turn-helix domain-containing protein, whose amino-acid sequence MELNIYGYCINDNLEFRLSPALLVNVLNGNSIRLRKTMARLLCFLLENHEATIISDTAIMTEVFECHGLRCSRQRLWKAMNTLQLTLHKCGLSTNLLSRVDKCGFAFNEKNIKTLFFYSA is encoded by the coding sequence ATGGAGCTGAACATTTATGGGTATTGTATCAATGACAATCTTGAATTCAGACTATCCCCCGCTCTGTTAGTGAATGTGCTTAATGGAAATAGCATTCGCTTAAGAAAAACCATGGCAAGATTACTTTGCTTTTTACTTGAAAATCATGAAGCTACAATAATAAGCGATACAGCCATCATGACTGAAGTCTTTGAGTGCCATGGGCTTCGCTGTTCCAGACAAAGACTATGGAAAGCGATGAATACCTTACAACTTACTTTGCATAAATGTGGTTTAAGCACGAACCTACTTTCACGTGTAGATAAGTGCGGCTTTGCCTTTAACGAAAAAAATATTAAGACACTGTTCTTTTATTCTGCTTAA
- a CDS encoding alpha/beta fold hydrolase encodes MKPLALLFSLSLLIPVSALAATPSYNGTLDEFTYPWPVKHYAFQSQGQSLQMAYMDVQPAQPNGQSIMLLHGKNFCGATWEATVRTLSAAGYRVIVPDQIGFCKSSKPRQYQFSLHQLAQNTDGLVKQLGIKQLTVMGHSMGGMLATRFALMYPQQTARLVLVNPLGLEDWRALGVPWQNVDAAYQQELKTDFNSIKKYQQSTYYAGTWQPHYDRWVNMLAGMYNGPDKQKVAWDQALTTDMIYTQPVVYELPQLKMPTLLMIGDKDNTAINKALASAEVKANIGHYQALGKRTAQAIPQATLINFPELGHSPQIQDPTHFHAALMEWLKK; translated from the coding sequence ATGAAACCGCTCGCGTTACTGTTTTCTCTCAGCCTGCTAATACCGGTAAGCGCGTTGGCCGCTACACCATCTTATAACGGGACCCTGGATGAGTTTACCTATCCATGGCCGGTGAAGCATTATGCGTTTCAGTCACAGGGACAGTCATTACAAATGGCGTATATGGATGTGCAGCCGGCACAACCGAACGGCCAAAGTATTATGTTGCTGCATGGAAAAAACTTTTGCGGGGCGACCTGGGAAGCAACCGTACGTACGCTGAGTGCCGCCGGATATCGCGTGATAGTCCCCGACCAAATTGGCTTTTGTAAGTCCTCTAAACCGCGGCAGTATCAGTTCTCACTGCATCAGTTGGCGCAAAATACTGACGGACTCGTTAAGCAACTGGGCATCAAACAACTCACCGTTATGGGGCACTCCATGGGCGGTATGCTGGCGACACGTTTCGCTCTGATGTATCCCCAACAGACCGCACGATTGGTGTTGGTCAATCCTCTGGGTCTTGAAGACTGGCGGGCGCTGGGTGTGCCCTGGCAAAATGTTGATGCGGCTTATCAACAGGAACTGAAAACTGACTTTAATTCGATTAAGAAGTACCAGCAATCCACCTATTATGCCGGAACCTGGCAGCCTCATTACGATCGCTGGGTGAATATGTTGGCCGGTATGTACAACGGACCGGATAAACAGAAAGTTGCATGGGATCAGGCACTGACCACCGATATGATCTATACCCAACCCGTGGTTTACGAATTGCCACAGCTTAAAATGCCGACGTTATTGATGATTGGTGATAAAGACAATACCGCGATCAACAAGGCACTGGCATCCGCTGAGGTCAAAGCCAACATTGGTCATTACCAGGCGCTCGGCAAACGTACCGCGCAGGCTATCCCTCAGGCGACGTTGATCAACTTCCCTGAACTCGGCCATTCGCCGCAGATTCAGGACCCGACGCATTTTCACGCTGCGCTGATGGAGTGGTTGAAAAAGTAA
- a CDS encoding AsmA family protein, with amino-acid sequence MSRTGKMISWAVGIFLLLIVVVVIVIATFDWNRLKPTINQKVSTELNRPFAIRGDLGISWERNRDEPGWRSWVPWPHVHAENIMLGNPPDIPEVSMVYLQRVDATLAPLALLGRQVYIPWVKLTQPDARLIQTAERKNNWTFDLAGNEEADADKKPSPWSFRLDNIMFDRGQVDYRDAINKADVRVVIDPLGKPVPYAQLAGGNSNQQGAADFIFGWKASGTYNREQLSGEGKIGGMLSLRSQTTPFPIQADVRNGSTRVRVAGSLQDPLNLGGLDLRLRFSGDTLANLYGLTGVLLPDTPPYETDGHLIVKFQQKGGPQFRYENFNGHIGDSDIHGSLTYTQGQPRPKLAGTLESRQLRMADLGPLIGVDSGKGSEKTRQAKAKRGEANTQPGDRVLPHDKFDTKRWQAMDADVKFSAKRIEHSNSLPLSDLYTHLVLNSGDLLLDPLRFGMAGGNLNSTIRLEGNRTPMRGRADIHARNLKLRQILPDVEAMQNSLGQLNGDATLSGRGNSVADLLATSNGELKMLMNDGLISRSLMEIVGLNVGNYVVGKLFGDDEVRINCAAADLNVRNGLATARLFVFDTENAIINITGTTNFANERMDLSINPESKGIRIITLRSPLYVRGTFNSPDAGVKAGPLIARGAAAVALGAVVAPAAALLALISPSDNQDNQCTNVLQQMKNKK; translated from the coding sequence ATGTCGCGTACGGGGAAAATGATAAGCTGGGCCGTTGGAATTTTTTTATTGCTGATTGTGGTGGTGGTTATCGTTATTGCGACATTTGACTGGAATCGTCTGAAACCCACCATCAACCAAAAAGTCTCCACCGAGTTAAATCGGCCTTTTGCTATTCGTGGCGATCTCGGTATTAGCTGGGAACGTAACCGTGATGAACCCGGCTGGCGGAGTTGGGTGCCCTGGCCTCATGTGCATGCCGAAAATATTATGCTGGGTAACCCGCCGGACATTCCGGAGGTTTCTATGGTGTATTTGCAGCGCGTGGATGCCACGCTGGCTCCCTTAGCGCTCCTTGGCAGGCAGGTCTATATTCCGTGGGTTAAGCTAACGCAGCCTGATGCCAGATTGATTCAAACAGCAGAAAGAAAAAATAATTGGACCTTTGATCTTGCTGGAAATGAGGAGGCTGATGCCGACAAAAAACCTTCTCCCTGGTCATTTCGGCTCGACAATATCATGTTTGATCGCGGGCAAGTTGATTACCGCGATGCCATTAATAAAGCTGATGTACGCGTTGTGATAGATCCCTTAGGAAAGCCCGTTCCCTATGCACAGCTGGCGGGAGGGAATAGCAATCAGCAGGGTGCAGCTGATTTTATTTTCGGCTGGAAAGCGAGCGGTACTTATAACCGTGAGCAGCTAAGCGGAGAAGGTAAAATAGGTGGCATGCTCTCACTGCGTAGCCAGACAACACCATTTCCGATTCAGGCGGATGTCCGTAATGGTTCCACCCGCGTGCGCGTCGCTGGCAGCCTGCAGGATCCTCTCAATCTTGGTGGACTCGATCTGCGTCTGCGCTTTTCTGGTGATACGCTGGCCAACCTGTATGGACTGACCGGGGTGCTCCTTCCTGATACTCCGCCCTATGAGACGGACGGTCATCTGATAGTGAAATTCCAGCAAAAAGGGGGGCCCCAATTCCGCTATGAAAATTTCAATGGTCATATTGGCGACAGTGATATCCACGGTTCCCTGACTTATACCCAGGGTCAACCTCGTCCGAAGTTAGCAGGAACGCTGGAATCGCGTCAGCTTCGAATGGCCGATCTGGGGCCATTAATTGGCGTTGACTCGGGTAAAGGGAGTGAGAAAACACGGCAGGCAAAAGCGAAAAGGGGCGAGGCGAATACCCAGCCAGGCGATCGCGTATTACCCCACGATAAATTCGACACTAAGCGCTGGCAAGCGATGGATGCCGATGTCAAATTTAGCGCTAAACGCATTGAACACAGCAATTCCTTGCCGCTCAGTGACCTTTACACGCATCTAGTGTTAAACAGTGGAGATTTACTGCTCGACCCGCTGCGGTTTGGCATGGCGGGCGGCAATCTGAACTCGACTATTCGTCTGGAGGGGAATCGGACGCCGATGCGTGGACGGGCCGATATTCATGCCCGTAATCTGAAATTACGTCAGATTTTGCCCGATGTAGAAGCAATGCAAAACAGCCTTGGGCAGTTAAACGGTGATGCGACACTCAGTGGCCGTGGCAATTCGGTGGCCGATCTGTTAGCGACCAGTAACGGCGAGTTGAAAATGCTAATGAATGACGGCTTGATCAGCCGGAGTTTAATGGAAATTGTCGGATTGAATGTGGGTAACTACGTGGTTGGCAAATTGTTTGGCGATGATGAAGTTCGTATTAATTGTGCCGCAGCGGATTTAAACGTGCGTAATGGACTGGCTACTGCCCGCCTGTTTGTCTTCGATACGGAAAATGCCATTATCAATATTACCGGTACCACTAACTTTGCTAATGAACGCATGGACCTCTCGATCAATCCTGAAAGTAAAGGTATTCGTATTATTACGTTGCGTTCTCCACTTTACGTACGCGGTACTTTCAACAGTCCGGATGCGGGAGTAAAAGCTGGGCCGCTGATTGCTCGTGGTGCCGCTGCCGTTGCGCTGGGCGCGGTAGTTGCTCCGGCTGCCGCCCTCCTGGCCCTGATTTCACCCAGTGATAACCAGGATAATCAGTGTACGAATGTGTTGCAACAAATGAAAAATAAGAAGTGA
- a CDS encoding MFS transporter, with protein MQASIAPTLDAEHDAIPVNSRSKVVVASLVGTAIEFFDFYIYATAAVIVFPHIFFPQGDATVATLQSLATFAIAFVARPIGSALFGHFGDRVGRKVTLVASLLTMGISTVVIGLLPGYETIGVFAPMLLALARFGQGLGLGGEWGGAALLATENAPAKKRALYGSFPQLGAPIGFFFANGTFLLLSWLLSDEQFMQWGWRVPFILSAVLVLIGLYVRVSLHETPVFAKVQKENKQVKVPIGTLLSKHLTATLLGTFIMLATYTLFYIMTVYSMSYGTAPMPVGLGYSRNSFLWMLMVAVIGFGVMVPIAGLLADRFGRRKTMITITLMIIVFSLLFPTMLGSGNQLVVMAFLLLGLSIMGLTFGPMGALLPELFPTEVRYTGASFSYNLSSILGASVAPYIATWLNTTYGLYAVGLYLAAMACLTLIALIACKETRHQTL; from the coding sequence ATGCAAGCTTCCATCGCTCCAACTCTCGACGCCGAACATGATGCCATCCCCGTAAACTCACGCAGTAAAGTCGTGGTTGCTTCGCTGGTCGGTACCGCTATCGAATTCTTCGATTTTTATATTTATGCTACCGCGGCAGTGATCGTTTTCCCCCATATCTTTTTCCCACAGGGTGATGCCACCGTCGCCACACTCCAGTCTCTGGCAACCTTCGCTATCGCCTTCGTTGCACGGCCCATAGGATCTGCGCTATTTGGTCACTTTGGCGACCGTGTAGGACGTAAAGTCACGCTGGTCGCTTCACTGCTCACGATGGGGATCTCGACGGTGGTCATCGGGCTGCTGCCGGGTTATGAAACCATCGGTGTTTTTGCTCCAATGCTGCTGGCACTCGCACGCTTTGGTCAGGGACTGGGACTAGGCGGTGAATGGGGCGGGGCGGCACTGCTGGCCACAGAAAACGCCCCGGCGAAAAAGCGTGCACTGTACGGATCTTTCCCCCAATTAGGCGCACCTATTGGCTTCTTTTTTGCCAACGGCACTTTCCTGCTGCTCTCATGGTTACTCAGTGACGAACAGTTTATGCAATGGGGCTGGCGTGTTCCTTTTATTCTCTCTGCGGTACTGGTCCTTATTGGCCTTTACGTGCGCGTTTCGCTGCATGAAACACCGGTATTTGCCAAAGTACAAAAAGAGAATAAGCAGGTAAAAGTACCGATTGGGACGCTACTGAGCAAGCATCTGACGGCGACCCTCCTCGGCACCTTTATTATGCTGGCAACCTATACGCTTTTTTATATTATGACCGTTTACTCAATGAGTTATGGGACGGCACCGATGCCTGTCGGGCTCGGCTATTCACGTAACAGTTTCCTGTGGATGCTGATGGTGGCCGTGATCGGCTTTGGCGTGATGGTACCGATTGCGGGCCTGCTGGCAGACCGCTTCGGACGCCGTAAGACCATGATTACCATTACCCTGATGATTATTGTCTTTTCGCTGCTGTTTCCAACCATGTTGGGTTCAGGAAATCAATTGGTGGTGATGGCGTTCCTGCTACTGGGGCTGAGTATCATGGGCCTGACTTTTGGTCCAATGGGGGCCCTGTTGCCCGAATTATTCCCAACGGAAGTCCGCTACACCGGCGCATCATTCTCATACAATCTGTCATCCATTCTCGGCGCATCGGTAGCACCTTATATCGCAACGTGGCTCAACACCACCTATGGTCTGTATGCGGTTGGGTTATATCTTGCTGCTATGGCTTGCCTGACACTGATTGCACTCATTGCCTGTAAAGAGACGCGGCACCAGACGCTGTAA